In Antechinus flavipes isolate AdamAnt ecotype Samford, QLD, Australia chromosome 3, AdamAnt_v2, whole genome shotgun sequence, a genomic segment contains:
- the MAB21L1 gene encoding putative nucleotidyltransferase MAB21L1 produces MIAAQAKLVYHLNKYYNEKCQARKAAIAKTIREVCKVVSDVLKEVEVQEPRFISSLNEMDNRYEGLEVISPTEFEVVLYLNQMGVFNFVDDGSLPGCAVLKLSDGRKRSMSLWVEFITASGYLSARKIRSRFQTLVAQAVDKCSYRDVVKMVADTSEVKLRIRDRYVVQITPAFKCTGIWPRSAAHWPLPHIPWPGPNRVAEVKAEGFNLLSKECHSLAGKQSSAESDAWVLQFAEAENRLQMGGCRKKCLSILKTLRDRHLELPGQPLNNYHMKTLVSYECEKHPRESDWDESCLGDRLNGILLQLISCLQCRRCPHYFLPNLDLFQGKPHSALENAAKQTWRLAREILTNPKSLEKL; encoded by the coding sequence ATGATCGCGGCCCAGGCCAAGTTGGTTTATCATCTGAATAAATACTACAATGAAAAATGCCAAGCCAGGAAAGCTGCCATCGCCAAAACTATCCGAGAAGTCTGCAAAGTAGTTTCGGATGTACTGAAGGAAGTGGAAGTGCAGGAGCCCCGTTTCATCAGTTCTCTCAATGAAATGGACAACCGTTATGAGGGTCTGGAGGTCATTTCACCCACAGAATTTGAAGTGGTGCTTTATCTTAATCAAATGGGGGTCTTCAACTTTGTGGATGATGGTTCCCTGCCGGGATGTGCGGTGCTAAAGTTAAGCGATGGGCGTAAAAGGAGCATGTCTCTATGGGTGGAGTTCATAACAGCCTCCGGTTACCTCTCTGCTCGGAAAATCAGGTCCAGATTCCAGACCCTGGTGGCTCAAGCAGTGGATAAATGTAGTTATAGGGATGTGGTAAAGATGGTGGCAGACACCAGCGAAGTGAAACTGAGAATAAGAGATAGATACGTGGTGCAGATTACCCCGGCTTTTAAGTGCACGGGGATCTGGCCAAGAAGTGCTGCCCACTGGCCACTTCCCCACATCCCCTGGCCAGGACCCAACAGGGTAGCAGAGGTCAAAGCTGAAGGGTTCAACCTCTTATCCAAGGAGTGCCACTCTCTAGCAGGCAAACAAAGTTCGGCGGAAAGCGATGCCTGGGTCCTGCAGTTCGCAGAAGCAGAGAACAGACTACAGATGGGAGGCTGCAGAAAGAAATGCCTCTCCATTCTCAAAACCTTACGTGATCGACACCTGGAATTGCCAGGCCAGCCCCTGAACAATTACCATATGAAGACTCTGGTTTCTTACGAGTGTGAAAAGCACCCCCGGGAATCGGATTGGGACGAATCTTGCTTGGGCGATCGCCTCAACGGAATTTTACTGCAACTTATATCCTGCTTACAGTGCAGGCGGTGTCCTCACTACTTCTTACCAAACTTAGACCTCTTTCAGGGCAAACCTCATTCAGCTCTGGAAAATGCTGCCAAACAAACGTGGCGACTGGCTAGAGAGATACTTACTAATCCTAAAAGTTTGGAAAAACTTTAG